A single genomic interval of Antarcticibacterium arcticum harbors:
- a CDS encoding M23 family metallopeptidase, with amino-acid sequence MQRWKLIIIPVLLLFFISCSQLNKATDLITNPTAKERYKRDLKISDELFLLWENQGTLALQDSVKIKTPYFQEGHFKPKTFPVLSYDMELKAGEKLDIRVDADSTFNLVFIDLLLRENDSLRTFKKVATSNFDRKNLSEEIEESGTYKVVIQPEINAFTTFSIKIETTPVYEFPVAGAGNKNIQSFWGANRDAGRRSHEGIDIFAARGTPVIAVTDGQISSSGERGLGGKQVWIRDRKRNQSLYYAHLDSIMPLANNRVKTGDTIGFVGNTGNARSTPPHLHFGLYKGYRGAIDPLPHVFQIAKAEFKPTASLPDNLNFVTRTVANLRDLPATKGSGIIANLQPNDTLVMLGKANDWYHIRTFNQQAGFIHESLIAPL; translated from the coding sequence ATGCAACGATGGAAATTAATTATTATCCCGGTCCTGTTACTGTTTTTTATAAGCTGCTCCCAGCTTAATAAAGCGACAGACCTTATTACCAACCCCACTGCAAAGGAACGTTATAAGCGGGATCTTAAAATTTCAGATGAACTCTTCCTTCTCTGGGAGAATCAGGGCACATTGGCCTTACAGGATAGTGTAAAAATAAAAACCCCCTATTTTCAGGAAGGACATTTCAAGCCTAAAACTTTCCCCGTGTTGTCTTATGATATGGAATTGAAAGCGGGAGAAAAGCTGGATATTAGGGTGGATGCCGACAGCACTTTTAACCTTGTATTTATTGACCTTTTATTACGGGAGAACGACTCGCTTCGCACTTTTAAAAAGGTGGCAACTTCCAATTTTGATCGTAAAAATCTTTCAGAAGAAATTGAAGAATCTGGCACCTATAAAGTTGTGATTCAACCTGAGATAAATGCATTTACAACTTTCAGCATTAAAATTGAAACAACACCTGTATATGAATTTCCCGTGGCAGGTGCAGGAAACAAAAATATTCAAAGCTTTTGGGGAGCAAACCGTGATGCGGGAAGAAGATCTCACGAGGGAATAGACATCTTTGCCGCCAGGGGAACCCCTGTTATCGCGGTAACCGATGGCCAGATCTCTTCCTCGGGTGAAAGAGGCCTTGGCGGGAAACAAGTTTGGATAAGGGACCGTAAGCGTAACCAATCGCTTTACTATGCCCATTTAGACAGTATTATGCCTTTAGCCAATAATCGGGTAAAAACCGGGGATACCATAGGATTTGTGGGAAATACCGGAAATGCCAGATCTACACCACCACATCTTCATTTCGGACTTTATAAAGGATACAGGGGTGCTATTGACCCACTCCCGCATGTATTCCAGATAGCTAAAGCCGAATTTAAACCTACTGCATCTTTGCCGGATAATTTAAATTTTGTTACCAGGACGGTTGCTAATTTAAGAGACCTTCCGGCTACCAAGGGCTCCGGAATTATTGCCAACCTACAGCCCAATGATACCCTGGTCATGTTGGGCAAGGCCAACGACTGGTACCATATTCGCACTTTTAACCAACAGGCGGGATTTATCCATGAAAGCCTGATAGCTCCGCTATAA